In Candidatus Eisenbacteria bacterium, the genomic window CTGGCTTCGCCAGCTCGAAACGCGCGACAGCCTCGATTCCTTCCAGGGGAAACTGCGATTCACGCACTGGACGAATCGACCGTCGGGTACTGCGGACCGCGCCGAGATGGAGGCGGGCATGCGGTGGGCCGACAGCGTGCTCGCGCTGGGGCCGCCCAGGCGCGAACGCATCTCGCGTCCCTTCACGCGTGACGAGCTGTTCGTGAACCCGGAGACGCTCGCGGTCTACCTCGCCCTGCTTGCCGACACCTCGTTCTATTCGATCGGCGGTTGCGGAGAGATCGAGATTCAGTTCTGGAACGCGTCCGAGCGGCTGGGTCAGCTCGGACCGGGTGTCGTGCCGGTCCTGATCGACCGGATCACGGATCCCGACGAGCACGTCCGTGATCGGGCTCGGGAAGCACTCCTGCTCGCGACTCAGGACGATCGCATTCTCGCGCGCACCGGGGGCGAATACCTCGAGCTCCACCAGCCTCGCGCAGAGAGTCGCGCGAGCGCGCAGGAATGGTGGACCAGGTACCGGGGCTTCTGGACTCCGGCCGAGCGCTGACGCCCGCTACGACCCGACCGCGCTCAGACTCGACTGCGCCTTCTTGAGCTTGTCGAGCGTCTCCTCGAGATCCGCCAGCCGCAACTTCTCGCGTTCCACGATTTCGGGCTTGGCCTTGTTGAGGAAGTCCTGATTGCGGAGCTTCTTGCGGCACCCTTCGAGATCCGTGAGCAGCTTGTCTGCCTCGCGCGCGAGCCGGCCCCGCTCTTCCGCCAGATCGATCAGCCCCTCAAGCGGAAGGAACAGCTCACATCCCTGAACGATTGCCGAAGCGGCGACCGAAGGCCGGGCCCCGTCGAGCGAGACCGTCAGCGTCTCGATGCGCGCGAGCGGCTGAATCTGACTCGCCAGCGACTCGACCAGAGCGAGCTGCGCAGGCGTTCCGCGCACCACCAGCGGCACCAGCTTGCCGGGCGGCAGGCCGTTCTCGGCCCGCAGGTTCCGCACCGCGACCACCAGCTCCTGCAGGAACGCGATCTGGCGTTCGGCTTCGGCATCGAAGCGTGACGCGGTGGCGCGCGGCCACGCGGCCGTCGCCAGGTACTCGCCGTCGTGCGGCAGCGCCTGCCAGATCTCCTCGGTGACATACGGCATGAACGGATGCAGCATGCGCAGGATGCCGTCGAGCACCCTCCACGACACCCACCGTACGGTGCGCAAGTCGTTGCGCTCCTCGGGCGTCATTGCGTCGCCGCGCTCCGCGAGCGCCCACCGCGACTTCGCCATTTCGAGGTACCAGTCGCAATACTCGTTCCACGCGAAGTGGTACAGCGTGTTTGCGGCCTCGTTGAAGCGATAGGTCTTGAGATTGCGCGTGGTGTCCTTCACCGCGTTCGCGTAGCGCGACAGGATCCAGCGGTCGGCGAGCGTCATGCGCAGCTGTGACTCGCGCACCTTCGAAAGGTCCTCGTCGCCGAGCCGCATCTGCACCAGGCGCGCGGCGTTCCACATCTTGTTCGCGAAGAAGCGGCCGGTCTCGAGGCGCTTCTCATCGAACATCAGATCCTGGCCGGTCGGCGTCAGATAGATCATCACGAAACGCACCGCGTCCGCGCCGTACTTGTCGATCATCGCGAGCGGGTCGGGCGAGTTGCCGAGCGACTTCGACATCTTGCGGCCCTTGGCGTCGCGCACGATGCTGGTGAAGAAGACGTGCGGGAACGGCGCCTCGCCCATGAACTCGTAGCCCGCCATGATCATGCGCGCGACCCAGAAGAAGATGATGTCGCTGCCCGTGACCATCAGGCTGTTCGGGTAATAGCGCTTGAGGTCGTCCGTGTCCTCGGGCCAGCCGAGGGTGGCGAACGGCCACAGCCACGACGAGAACCAGGTGTCGAGCACGTCGGGATCCTGCACCCAGCCCTCACCCTCGGGCGCCTCGAGCGACACTCGCAGCTCGTCGCCGCGATACCACACCGGGATGCGGT contains:
- a CDS encoding valine--tRNA ligase, encoding MRPGQPEALQQPYDHARIQADWYPRWEQAGVFQPRPTEGKNPFVIMIPPPNVTGSLTMGHVLGESLRDLIVRWQRMEGRETLWVPGTDHAGIATQNAVEKMLRQQGKSRHDLGREAFLAEVWAWKEKYGGLILQQLRSLGVTADWSRERFTLDPDYSRAVLLVFQRLHEKGLIYRGHRIVNWCPRCQTALSDEEVDHVEKDGSLWYVRYPIKDSDRFITVATTRPETMLGDTGVAVNPKDRRYAKLIGKTAVLPFVRREIPIVADASVDAKFGTGAVKITPAHDPNDFELAQRHQLPPVVIMDERGVMNDQAGDFRGLDRFEARERIVAALQDAGYLDKTEPHRLSVGHCQRCGTVVEPYLSLQWFVRMGPLAAPAIEAAKKGRIKFYPTRWKRVYLHWMENIRDWCISRQLWWGHRIPVWYRGDELRVSLEAPEGEGWVQDPDVLDTWFSSWLWPFATLGWPEDTDDLKRYYPNSLMVTGSDIIFFWVARMIMAGYEFMGEAPFPHVFFTSIVRDAKGRKMSKSLGNSPDPLAMIDKYGADAVRFVMIYLTPTGQDLMFDEKRLETGRFFANKMWNAARLVQMRLGDEDLSKVRESQLRMTLADRWILSRYANAVKDTTRNLKTYRFNEAANTLYHFAWNEYCDWYLEMAKSRWALAERGDAMTPEERNDLRTVRWVSWRVLDGILRMLHPFMPYVTEEIWQALPHDGEYLATAAWPRATASRFDAEAERQIAFLQELVVAVRNLRAENGLPPGKLVPLVVRGTPAQLALVESLASQIQPLARIETLTVSLDGARPSVAASAIVQGCELFLPLEGLIDLAEERGRLAREADKLLTDLEGCRKKLRNQDFLNKAKPEIVEREKLRLADLEETLDKLKKAQSSLSAVGS